Proteins from a genomic interval of Trifolium pratense cultivar HEN17-A07 linkage group LG6, ARS_RC_1.1, whole genome shotgun sequence:
- the LOC123889873 gene encoding F-box/kelch-repeat protein At5g15710, producing MNCVGQSSELGSSLSIVESVENVVFGDVRCCIQASPPRGNGSRNTSPMGRVGSRNTSPSRQKVVKTKPRGLDEETHATFGKVVHADVQMEDNIWAMLPEDLLHEILARVPPFLIFRLRSVCKRWNSLLQDSSFLKFHSSVPSHGPCVLSFCKNSVIPQCSVYSLPLKTWYRMCFTFLPHWAIWLIGSSGGLVCFSGCEGPTFYILVCNPLTQTWRKLPCMHFNQQRQLIMVVDRSDQSFKVIATNDICSDKSFPTEIYDSKEDRWSVHQRMPASNLCSSKMAYCDSRLYFETLSPLGLMMYRLDINCWEHIPAKFPRSLLDGYLVAGTQKRLFLVGRIGLYSTLQSIKIWELDHAKILWVEISRMPPKYFRSLLRLSAERFECFGLDNLICFTSYNQGKGLLFDVDKKIWSWIGGSAFQSYNNQACFYEPRFDASIY from the coding sequence ATGAATTGTGTAGGGCAATCTTCTGAATTAGGGTCTAGTTTGAGTATTGTTGAATCAGTAGAAAATGTAGTTTTTGGTGATGTTAGATGTTGTATACAAGCTTCTCCTCCAAGGGGAAATGGGTCAAGGAATACTAGTCCAATGGGTAGAGTCGGGTCGAGAAACACGAGTCCTTCGAGGCAAAAAGTTGTTAAGACTAAACCAAGGGGTTTAGATGAAGAAACACATGCTACATTTGGTAAAGTAGTTCATGCCGATGTTCAAATGGAGGATAACATATGGGCAATGTTGCCGGAGGATTTGTTGCATGAGATCTTAGCTAGAGTCCCTCCATTTCTGATTTTCCGGCTGCGTTCGGTTTGTAAGAGGTGGAATTCGCTGCTTCAAGATAGTAGTTTTCTTAAATTTCATTCTAGTGTGCCGTCACATGGACCTTGTGTTCTTAGTTTCTGTAAGAATTCTGTGATCCCGCAATGTTCTGTTTATAGTTTACCTCTTAAAACTTGGTATAGAATGTGTTTCACATTTTTGCCGCATTGGGCAATCTGGTTAATTGGCTCTTCCGGTGGTCTTGTTTGCTTTTCCGGGTGCGAAGGACCAACATTTTATATACTTGTTTGTAATCCCCTTACACAAACTTGGAGGAAATTGCCATGTATGCATTTTAATCAACAAAGGCAATTGATAATGGTTGTTGATCGGTCGGATCAGTCGTTTAAAGTGATAGCCACTAATGATATATGTAGTGACAAGTCATTTCCGACTGAAATTTATGACTCGAAGGAAGATAGATGGTCAGTCCATCAGAGGATGCCGGCTTCTAATCTTTGCTCTTCAAAGATGGCATATTGTGATTCTAGGTTGTACTTCGAAACCCTTTCACCACTTGGTTTGATGATGTATAGACTAGATATAAATTGTTGGGAACATATTCCGGCTAAGTTCCCGCGATCATTACTCGATGGTTATTTAGTTGCCGGCACCCAGAAACGTCTTTTTCTTGTTGGAAGGATTGGTCTTTATAGCACTCTGCAGAGTATAAAAATTTGGGAATTGGATCATGCCAAGATTTTGTGGGTGGAGATCAGTAGGATGCCGCCAAAGTATTTTCGTTCGTTATTAAGATTATCGGCTGAGAGATTTGAATGCTTTGGACTTGATAACTTAATCTGCTTCACCTCTTATAACCAAGGGAAGGGCCTTCTATTTGATGTTGATAAAAAGATCTGGTCTTGGATTGGTGGGAGTGCTTTTCAGTCATACAATAACCAAGCTTGCTTCTATGAGCCCAGGTTTGATGCTTCTATCTACTAA
- the LOC123889875 gene encoding uncharacterized protein LOC123889875 has protein sequence MKFIFILLSSLLLGCLLVMSVQRNSLVSGQEWNKNNFEVTEITAISAQKKHFGSNGAYHMRKLFGTTIHHEETNVDSKNGKGEISSKISGDENNINLKKSFRRLLQAQKNDVQHVVKMKKAYLKVNKFAIPRKSLTTNTNTNTECSQDCDVVPIKGSSDKSSRHEHQISKEAQDIDAAKEIESLMYKDYNNKGKPSHRPPINNHVPNNP, from the exons ATGAAGTTCATCTTCATATTACTCTCAAGCCTTTTACTAGGATGTCTCTTGGTCATGAGTGTCCAAAGGAACTCATTAGTTTCAG GTCAAGAATGGAACAAAAACAATTTCGAGGTGACTGAAATTACAGCCATATCTGCTCAAAAG AAACATTTTGGGAGTAATGGAGCTTATCATATGAGGAAGCTATTTGGAACCACCATACATCATGAAGAGACTAATGTTGATTCTAAAAATGGAAAAGGAGAGATTTCTTCAAAGATTTCAG GTGATGagaataatattaatttgaagAAGTCTTTCAGAAGATTATTACAAGCACAGAAGAATGATGTCCAg CATGTGGTAAAGATGAAAAAGGCATATTTGAAAGTCAACAAATTTGCAATTCCAAGGAAAAGTCTCACCaccaacacaaacacaaacacagaGTGTTCACAAGATTGTGATGTTGTGCCAATCAAGGGTAGCTCAGACAAATCATCAAGGCATGAACACCAAATTTCTAAAGAAGCTCAAGATATTGATGCTGCAAAAGAAATTGAAAGCCTTATGTATAAGGATTATAATAATAAGGGAAAGCCATCCCATAGGCCACCAATCAATAATCATGTGCCTAATAATCCATAG
- the LOC123889077 gene encoding phosphatidylinositol 4-kinase gamma 6-like has translation MEKTLLCNIKCQHLSCVFAWERTSVPLAFDFSTSPFPCIYPDSDTCLHPEMAAATFKGTPSECFGNKKMERKPSGRRRVFVQTETGCVLGMELERSDNAHTVKRKLQVAFNVPTEESSLICGDTVLKNDLSVVRNDSPLLLTRNFLHRSSSTPCLSPTGRDLQHKDQSGPIEIIGCSDMLSGTKKLVKDIMMAIKGGVVPIPVQSGLGGAYYFRNIHGENVAIVKPTDEEPYAPNNPKGFVGKALGQPGLKRSVRVGETGFREVAAYLLDHDHFANVPSTALVKVTHTIFNVNDRVNGNMHPNKEQISKIASLQQYIPHDFDASDHGTSSFPVASVHRIGILDVRILNTDRHAGNLLVRKLDGLGRFDQVELFPIDHGLCLPENLEDPYFEWIHWPQASIPFSEDELKYISCLDPFRDSEMLRMELPMIREACLRVLVLCTLFLKEAAAFGLCLAEIGDMMSREFHCHGEEPSDLELICIEAKKLFDHEDISSFETKVGDKDVTLFQLESEDDQDSDFATNIEEKPTVLEPSQFRTKNENCRIKLSKLQENVMEDEEAESEGELPLGADEYTNISKLSVSVKNATLDEESWPRSGVKQRSDGTLVGTSSGNTSVNELVSSSSFVNLTDMNEEKWNQFLENFQSLLVPAFVNCKERNVGKRQRQRLGTSCQF, from the coding sequence ATGGAAAAAACTCTTCTCTGCAATATCAAGTGCCAGCATTTGAGTTGCGTGTTTGCTTGGGAGAGAACCTCAGTTCCGCTGGCATTCGACTTTTCCACTTCTCCTTTTCCTTGCATATATCCTGATTCCGACACCTGTTTACATCCCGAGATGGCGGCTGCAACCTTCAAAGGAACTCCTAGTGAATGTTTCGGGAATaagaaaatggaaagaaaacCTTCTGGTAGAAGACGTGTATTTGTTCAGACTGAAACCGGGTGTGTTCTGGGCATGGAATTAGAAAGGAGTGACAATGCGCATACTGTGAAGAGGAAATTACAGGTAGCATTCAATGTCCCAACCGAGGAAAGTTCACTTATATGCGGCGACACGGTCTTGAAAAATGATCTAAGTGTGGTTAGAAATGATTCTCCACTTCTTCTCACCAGGAACTTTTTACACAGGAGTTCATCTACTCCGTGCCTTTCACCGACTGGTAGGGATCTTCAGCATAAGGATCAGAGTGGACCGATTGAGATTATTGGTTGCTCGGATATGTTATCTGGAACTAAAAAACTGGTTAAGGATATTATGATGGCAATAAAAGGTGGTGTCGTACCGATCCCTGTTCAGAGTGGATTAGGAGGTGCATATTATTTTAGAAACATTCACGGGGAAAATGTCGCTATTGTGAAACCAACTGATGAGGAACCATATGCACCAAACAATCCAAAAGGCTTTGTCGGTAAAGCTCTAGGACAACCAGGATTGAAAAGGTCGGTGAGGGTTGGAGAGACGGGTTTCAGAGAAGTTGCAGCTTACCTTCTTGATCATGATCATTTCGCTAACGTGCCTTCTACCGCACTCGTGAAGGTTACACACACTATTTTTAATGTTAATGACAGGGTCAACGGTAATATGCATCCTAACAAGGAGCAAATAAGCAAGATTGCATCACTGCAGCAGTACATACCTCATGATTTTGATGCCAGTGATCATGGAACTTCTAGTTTCCCTGTTGCTTCTGTTCATAGGATCGGAATTTTAGACGTACGAATCTTAAACACGGACAGACATGCAGGAAATCTTCTGGTCAGGAAGCTTGATGGGCTTGGAAGGTTTGATCAGGTCGAGCTTTTTCCTATCGATCACGGTCTCTGTCTGCCTGAAAATTTGGAAGATCCTTATTTTGAATGGATCCACTGGCCCCAGGCTTCAATCCCTTTCTCTGAGGATGAACTGAAGTATATATCTTGCCTAGACCCATTTCGTGATTCAGAAATGCTTAGAATGGAGCTACCAATGATTCGAGAAGCATGCTTGCGGGTTTTGGTTCTGTGCACTTTATTTCTCAAGGAAGCAGCTGCCTTTGGTCTTTGTTTAGCAGAAATCGGCGATATGATGAGTAGGGAATTTCACTGTCATGGTGAAGAGCCTAGTGACCTTGAGTTGATATGTATTGAGGCAAAGAAACTGTTCGATCATGAAGATATATCATCTTTCGAGACAAAAGTAGGAGACAAAGATGTGACCCTTTTTCAGTTAGAGAGCGAGGATGATCAGGATTCAGATTTCGCCACAAACATAGAAGAGAAGCCAACAGTCTTGGAACCTTCTCAATTCAGAACGAAAAACGAAAACTGTAGAATTAAGCTTTCTAAACTACAGGAGAATGTGATGGAGGACGAAGAGGCTGAGAGTGAAGGCGAGTTACCCTTAGGTGCAGATGAATATACTAATATCTCAAAGCTATCTGTGTCGGTGAAAAATGCAACACTTGATGAGGAAAGTTGGCCGCGCTCAGGTGTAAAGCAAAGGAGTGATGGAACATTGGTTGGGACTTCATCTGGAAATACCAGTGTGAATGAGCTGGTTTCAAGTTCAAGTTTTGTGAATCTGACAGATATGAATGAAGAGAAGTGGAATCAGTTTCTTGAGAATTTTCAAAGTTTATTGGTACCAGCTTTTGTTAATTGCAAAGAAAGGAATGTTGGTAAGAGGCAGAGACAGAGGCTTGGAACCTCATGCCAGTTTTAA